GCAATTCTGGAGTTACAGATTTCAAGAAGCTTTTTGGTTTCTTTGTTGCTGGAGAAGAAATTAATGGAACTTTTTATAATTACAGcatgtttaatttttaattctggatctggataaataATTCTCAATTTTCTAATTAGAGCCTTGATGAAGAAATTTTAGTTTAGTGTTAGacatgggaggaaaaccccagagactTATTTCCAGGGAAAGccacacagtcaggtagggactgaaaccccAATCCACTtagtgcccccggtgggatttgaaccagggttccagaggtggaaggcaagggaAGATaccaaaaaaagaaatgtttcatattattataccaactacgccaacctgacaaacatttttttatccCTGAAGCAATAATgacacaaatttgataaaattaccTTGATCCCATTCTGCTCTGCTGCATATCCAGCGTTCTTGTTTATTGCCACCTCCCATGCCAGAGGGCCAATGGCAGCCTGTAAACAAATaagttacaaacaaaaaactgtccAAATAAACTTTCTTTCACATGGTGAAATATGGCAGTAAATATTTAGATGTCTCCCCCAGACCCAACCAGTGAAAATCACTAGTAAGGGTTGTGTGAGAACCACTATGAATCTCCCTTGAGTTGTGgggtttctgaaaagaaaagtGGTATGACAACAcaagccaatttcacgaaaaggCAGGATAAAtcgtatctcgagttaggacgagtaacctaacttaggatgggtttaatgGGTTTAATGGgtttaatcttaagttaggaagagtttagtgaaatcgacagctgatCATCTACAGCAGAAGTAAGGCTGGGATACTTTAAAGCTTTACAAGTTCAGTAGATTGCTCTATGGTGCAAGAAGGATTTGGGAGGGGCCCTTTACGCTCAGCAACAAGGGATTCAGAGAATACAAATTAACTTTATGATCAACAACATTGTGTTGGACCGGTTGGACTTTACAAAAAGTGACCCTCGTAAAAACTTAACATTAATTGCGTTGTCacttcaaagatgaaactctgGGCTGTTTGTGAATTGTTACCCGTAAACTTTGTACAAGTATGATACAATTTGTGTTTTACCTGTACGGTGGCCTTTGGGAACCAAGAGAGGGCAGCAAACACCTTTTCCTTGAGGTTGAGACCTGCTTTACAGACGACCAGCATTGTGACGGCAGTCCGTACAGCGAGACCTGTTGCCATTATAGCTATGCCAAGACCTGACAAATAGATTTGAAAATAATTGAATAAGTAATCAGTTCAGGAGATCAGGAGATGTACCTTCATGAAATCAAGGCCACCGTTGTCAGTTTTTGTCTGCACTTAATGTAAACCCTAAATAACAACTGCTTGTTattagtattttgtttttaatctgaTAAAGAAATCAAGGAACCCTCTAAAGTACCTCCCACTGTAAACCACAGGCCTAAAGATACCTGTGGAAAGAAGATGCTGAGGACATCTCAGGTTTAGATGTTGAAGGAAAACCCAACATGATTTGGAATGAAATCCACCTTTGGGATTCGAATCAGGGTCCACACAGTTGAAAGGCAGGGAAGAAACCACTAGCAAACCTGAATACCCAATGCCAATGGTTAAAGCATTGGTTGTGTGCACAACACCTTACTTTCTGCATAAGCCACCGTGACCCATGCtcgaaccaggaacaccggagtAAACCCTTTCTCTTTACAACAAGTGCACTGGGCTCCTTTTCGTGCAATACACAAAACACTGGACCAACAACTTAACGTCCCATCCCAATGATGCAGCAATAATGGCTACTGGTTCAACTGTCACAACTAGGACTggtacccacactctgctgaccacaaacaccagagcttgagtttggtgctcttattgGCTTGGCCATGACATACCATGAACCCCACAAACCCGTATGAAAGGTTATGTGATACAAGGAGTAAAAGATTTCATGGATATCATTTGATGACAATTGTAACATGGGTATGGGAATATTTGTAAATGTAACAAAAGATGTTTAATGATCACTCTGAAAACAGATTGTGCAGAAGCCCTAGCCATAGCCATAGCCACCATTACTGACACAATCTAATACTATGTAGAATAGTTTCCTTTTGCGGCTCAGATATTTCTTTGAGAAACcttcagccgatttcacgaaacgccaggatcaatcctaactcgagttaggacgagtaactcgctAACTTTGGTTAAATGCGGCCTACGAATtttgatacggaactgaacctgTCTTTAAggcctaagattaatcccaggTTAGGATAAGTTTGGTGAAATGGACAGCTTGTTACTTACCCACAGTGTCATCTAGATATTCAACTGATACTGCCGCTCCTATGAGACCAAATAGGATTGGTTCAAACAACTTCCAGATTAATCCAACAACCTTTTTAACAGGTTCCTGACAGAAGAAACAATTAAGATGGGATGTAAAGTCTTTCATATTTCAGAATAGTTTGACAGATGTAAGAGTTGGTTTTTTGAGGACATTTTTATCTGACCTTAAAGATGAGTTTCTGTTGTGAAGTAAGAAGAGTATTTGGTTGCAACTTTGTGGTAGATTGTTTTAACATTGTATGATCACTGGTatcaatggtaaaaaaaaacattagacACAACTCTGTTAAAATCAGAGACCTAATTTGCTTATTGATAAGGTGAAAAATGGTTATCAACTTCAGTAATTTTTCAAGCCAGATTTCAAGCTAACTGAACTCGAGTCAACCTTTGGTCTCATCTCTGCAACTGATAATCAGTGGGTGTAGAATCCAAATTTAAAGTTTGATGTCTCACATTTGTACCCTTAAATGCTGCACAAATTTGACAAACAGGAGCCCCTTCTCAGGTAAAATGTTGTTTGAATAAATATGTAAACCTTTTCCAAAACTCCATAGTGATATGAcactcaaaatgctttataattggtatatatacaaacaaaacgACCAGTAGCTGAAAGGGTCAAATACATCTAAACATATCAAACATCTCATATTAAAAGGCAATAATTTAGtgtacaaaatacaacatttaaaaaaaaaaccttcataaAATGTTAACATTTGAGCAATTATACTGCataaagctgctgtacttctataGCCAAGTAAATGTTTATTGCCAAAacttttaagagtgattatcaaatgtctgccttccctttaaatacagTTAGTTTTACCTTTCCTCGTCCCCAGCCCTGGGCAGCTACAAAAGCTAGAATGAGGCAGCTTAGAGCACCAGCCCCTGTGAAGTCTGCCTTGGCACCaccgaacaataacaacaaacctCCACCACAGACCAGTAAAGTACGCTTCCGCGTCAAGGATTTCTGTCATTAAAAGTAAAGTGAAATGGTGCAAAGGTGATACTTAATCTTGAAAGACAAATTGAAAGCAAACAAGTAAATAGTACTGAACAAAACGATGGCCCTTTTCGCAACCATGGCTTTGCTTTAGATTCAACTCGAGCTAGATTGAATATGCGCTCTGGGCTTCAGacaagaggacggagcctgaagccgaggtttcaaaaagggcctatGAGTTCTTGCAAGATTGGATAAAGTTTATTTATAAGGTTTTAAGAATATTTATGTGGTCTTCTTTTTGGTCTtacaaaagttgtttgaaatgaTGTACTGAgaaatgaaaaataattgttaatacaAGTGGAGTTTTTACAAATAGTTGAAAAAATTAACAATCTTTAACACACTTTGAACAATGTGTATTTCTCGCCTTAGGGTGAAGAAACACCTagcattttaaagttttagctCTTCTTGGTTCATATGCCTACATATATGTTGCCACTTCCAGCGAGTATGACTTTATGGAGAATGTCTATTTGAGTTTATACACTTCTCATGGGTGTAGAGCCCTACACACCACTCAATATAAGTTAGTAATTACCTGGTCTTTGTCTGGAAAATACCAGAGGAACACGCCCCCGACACACCCAAAGACCACACCCAGCAGTAGCTCTATGGGTGCACGGAAGATGTTGAACACCAACATACCCGTATCTGCGAACaaattaaagttgcaagagttTGTTTCACTGAAGTTCATATCAACATCCTACATACCTTTGGAATTAACCTAAAAGATGGCATTTAACTAATCCATGAAAACAAAAGCCCATAGTACATACAGTAGGCCTAAGGTTCATGGTTTGAAGCTTTTTGAAATTCCAATACAGAGTTCCATTAGTGTTAGTATTTTTGGGCACGCAGTCAAGTGCACCAAGCTCCAGTTGTAGTGTGGGTTCAGGTCCCAGTAAAGGCACTtatgtctttgagcaagacactacaTCATAATTTCCTCCGTTGCCCcagttcattgccttggtgccccttgaaatgttgcaatacaaatttacaacttcattgaagtgcccttttccaaggagaaaatgccttggtgccgtTGCCCCTGAGCATCAGGCCTGATCGCATGATGCATATATGCATTTGTggatggcgtttgccaaccaatggTGTCTGCAAGCATGCATGAATAATTAGCATTTTTCTTAGGAGGGGCCAACTCTTGCTATTGTACATCAATCTCGGTATAGTCACATTTCTGTTAATAATGGATGTTGGACAAAAATAGTATGACTAAAGCGAGGACTGAACCATTGACCACCAAATAACGTgccaggggtgcgttccactcgcgcaaacgactcgcaactgttcgcgcaaacgtttttttattgtttgaacgATTGGTGCGTATACGCGATGTTAATATGGCGGctccctgaaatgaagatggcgcgcaccatacatagggtttttttttacttcgtttttgctgcaatagtcctcttGTTGACATTACATCATCTAAATAACTTTAttattccaaatctgcattatcatccaacgaaaatacaatgtaattatgtttgtgacaaagaaaaaaaaacgtatgcttgtccgccattttataAACCACttgccaacacctcagaagtatgttcgcctaaagttgccaacgttcgccaacggtgggggcgaacaactcgttccccttgaaattgttggcgatcgtgcgcaactgttggcaacgtttgcgcgagtggaacgcaccccagtgctctaccaactgactgagatatctagccctatgttagagtttctttaaaggcagtagacactattggtaattactcaaaataatttttagcataaaaccttacttggtaataagtaatggggagaagttgatagtataaaacattgtgagaaacgctccctctgaagtaacgcagttctcgagaaagaagtaattttcctcaaatttgattttgagacctcaagtttagaatttgaggtctcgaaattaagcataagaaagcacacaacttcgtgtgacaagggtgttttttctttcattattatctcccaacttcgatgaccgattgagctcatattttcacaggtttgttatttggtgcatatatgttgagatacattaagtgagaagactggtctttgataattaccaatagtgtctactgtctttaaaaaagaactTACCATCATTGCTGCTATCCATGGGTATATTTGTGCTGTTGTCTTGTCCTTCATTGTCAATGTCTATGTTACCTACAGGTAGAACCAATAGCAGTAACATCTAGTCACAAACACTCACAAATGTGGaaatacaatacatgtattgtGTAGTTTTAAGAAGCCATTTGAGACTTAAATTTGGTTTGTTAGGTTAGGTACAATGACTTGGTTAATCACAATGTACCGcctaaatttgaattcctcagactgtaaagacagttgctatgtgaAAGGGTTCAGAGCAAGTTTTTGTATAGTAatctccagatgagcaaaccctggtaccattgtgctcatacattcagaattgtgtttgAGTGTACACCATCTCTTTTCCAACAACGTAAAAGCTTACCATGAGACATAGTAGCTGTTTCTATAGTCTCCTGACCATGACTCGAACACGCtcgttgaaacgttgagaccaatgaGAGAACTCACTCACAATTAATAACAATCCTATAACCTAAAGTAGTCCCAGCTatttttctataccttccgcccaggtagtagttaaaaagcaggacagttcttttcagaactgagacaTCTCCCGCACACtccgataaatctactttgCGGAAGTAGAATATAAAAAGCCAGCtctttaaagaacaaactctacctagcaagtagatacacacatggtgttactacaaACCAAATAATTGTTTCTATAGTCATTCAACAATTGTCCATCCATTGTCACCACAGAGCCAACCAAGCAAACATACACTCCAATATCTCAATGATGTCAACTTACCACCAGAGAACGCAATACCAAGTGGAATTCCAAACGCTGCTATTGCAAACACATTCTCACAGCTTGCCGAGGCTACAATCAACGTTGGGATGCCCTTACTGATCCCATATCCTTTCTCTTGTAACTCCAGGACAGATGGCACAACAACGGCTGGAGAAACAGCCGCTATGACAAACCtggaagagagaaaaaaaagtttgaattaAATTAAGTTTTATAACAAAAACCATTTATTTTCCCAAACCTTTTAAACCATCCACCAATCGATGAAAGGCTTTCTGGATCCCGCAATAAGATTAGTAGTAAAATCACAATCGCCTACCCACTTGAGGATTATCTCGCATTGACCCCCCTTTTTCGGAATGGAAGTGGGTTTAAAAGAACACTATTTTGCTTGCAAATTGCGGGGTCTGATCGCCCTTTGCGTTCCCACTAGACTTTTTATCGCCGATTAATCCACAAGGGCGATCAGATCCCGCTTTAAtcctcaaaattgcacgatcAAATCTTGATCGCCCTCGCATTCCCACTAAACCTGTTTCTTGTTGATCGCCCTTTGATCATCCTTTCGGGGTCTTGATCGCCCTTTTCTCAAACTGGGAGATCAATGCGGGGTCCAGTAGGAAGGGGGTCTTAGAAAACCTATGATAGCCTTCTTTCAAGTAAACTCTTAACATGAGTTCCAACCAGATAAAAGCGCTAATGCTTACCCGAGCATAAATGCCCAATCCCAGCCAAAACCCAGCAATAGATGCGCAGCCACAGCGACTGTCACTGCTTCCATTATACATGGCACCAGTGCCAGACGAGCACACACTAGACTGAGTTTACGAAGAGCTCCAGCGTCTATTCCGAGCCCTGCCTTGATCAAGATAACAGCTAAGGCAATATTGCGTAGTGCTGAGGCCCAGCCAGGGTCAATGTCATCAGCAATTTGTATACGAGGAACATTCTTGAGCATGAAGCCAACTATGAGCATACCTAAATGAAAAATAAGGGAAGAAGAAAAGAACtgtaaagcaatcgcacaacacaGGTAAattgtattgtccaaaggcccacacttcgtgtatcaaacttatataaaaaacaaacctgtgaaaatttaggctcaatcggtcattggagtcgtgagaaaataacagaaaaatccactcttgtttccgcatgaTTCGCCGTGTtataacatgtgtttaaaataaatctgtgattctcaatatcgagaattgataattgttattaatattttctcaaaaagtaataaTAGTATATCATGAAAtactatttcaagggaagtctttcaccaataccttctgtaaaccctgtaagttatatgtaaatctgtgaaattttaattttggttctgttcagaaagtgtccaatggctttaatttgacaccaaataataatatcaaaccaCCTGTTCATTACCTATaagccagccgtcgatttcacaaaactcttcctaacttaggatcaatcttaatgacttaggacgagtcccaactctgcactgtagcatgcagacactaagattaatcctaagttaggacgagttacttgtcctaactcaaacCGACGGCAGGGCTGATacttgcctttgtgcccttgaaatgctcacagTAACATTTCCATTTTGCTCATAGGGTACCAAggagaaaaaatgccttggtgcccatgcccTTACAGAAATGAAGCCTGATAAGCAAACCTCCTACTACAGGTACCTTCATGGTATGTCAGACTTGATACTTGGACCCTGGGAAAAATGGGGAATGTGCAAGGCCTGACCTTTGTACATTTAAAGCTTTGATAGACTTTCAGACTATTTAGcaacaaaattacttctttttttctgaGGGTTAAAAATTTGCCTGGTATGAAAGCACAAGGTCTTCCATTGGTTGTCCAGTCTATACAACattttgctggcagtgtatacCACATCTCATCCGAATCGCTTCACTGGTTGTTCCACATGAGATACTCTGGGAGCCTTTCCAACGGGAGCCTTTCCCTAATGTAAACATATTGTACTGCTGTAAAACTCCCTACCTGTATGTTGCTTTTCACCTTCTTACAATCTACATTAAACCAAAAATTATGCGGCAGGTTTAACTTTAAAGTGTCCTTTTTGACACTTGTTATAGacactcgacactattggtaactgccaaagaccagtcttctcacttggtgtatctcaacatcataaaataacctgtaaaaatttgagctcaatcagttgcgagatgataatgaaagaaaaaacacccttgtcacacaaagttttgtgttttcagatgcttgatttcgggaactcaaattctaattctgaggtcttgaattcaaattcgtggaaaattacttctttctcgaaaactacctcaattcagagggagctgtttctcacaatggtttatactatcaaccgctccccattactcgtcaccaagtaaggttttatgctaataattattttgagtaattaccaacagtgtccaccaTAACATTCTGGTGAAACTTTTTTATCAGGTAAAAGCCTCCATTCAGAATCGGTTCTTAAACTTAAAACATGAGGCTATGGTGGGAAGTCCCCCGGCAGTGACAGTGAAATAGgttattgcctttgtgccctagTAGAATATCCAGCAGAAATGATGCCCTTTACTGAGATAAAACCGCCTTGCCTTTAATAATTTACAGGCTGTAAAAGTCTGGTTTACAGCCATACACAGCAACTTGTCAGAAAAGAGCAAAGTTCCAGGCACAGCAAGAATTTGAAATGTgtttaacattttttactgACACAGCTGAGAGACCTAAAGAACAAGGAAATCAGCTAAAAGGTTGCATGGCTGGGTTTGTTTGAATGCATTCCAGGTAATTGTTgaaaactttgtaaaaacaaattctttcaAGAAGAGGgagtaaaaatatttatttgtttacctaACAAAGCTGGTAGATGAAAAAACTCAACGATCATCCCGCCGATAGCAGCAACCACCACAAGAATATAAAGGGCAAAAAGGTTCCCTCCGGGCAACGACTCCGCCCCTGTGATGGACCAAAGTATCGCCCACAACAGCAGTAAAATCACCATAATAAGAACCACCCTAGCAAGAACTCCGTGGGGTGGGCACATGCAGGCGTATTTCACACTCGCTCGTCGTGACGGATACTCAGACAAGGGATTGTATTTGGTGAGGCACGGCCTCCACGCCATTTTACACCGTTCGCGGAGTCCAACACAGCATTTATTGTCTTTTTCCTGCGTGGGTTTAACCGGAATGTGATTTGGATAGGAATTATTGTCAATGTTGATGACGGTGAAACTGCCATGTTCGTTTATTCCCATCGGCAGGCCATGCCAGGGCGCATTCTCTTCACAGTCACTCATGGTATCATCTGCTCCATTCTCCTCCAAGGGAATGCTGGTGTCTGGTGAGATGATGCCAGTTGCGTTCGGAGTTTGGTCAAAGGAGCTCTTCTCGTTACGGAGGCCGGAGTAATCTTCAGCATTGGTGACTTCAAGGTCGGATCGTTTTGCCGTCTTGTAGGATTTGGACACAATGTTGCCTCCCATGATTACAGTGTTTAGTCTTGATTCAGCTTCACCGTTCAATATCCTTCCTGAGATAGCtataaaaatgaaaagaaaaaagaaattgtcAAGAGCCGTTTCTTTTTTCAATAGGACCACAAACATTTGATGTTGTAAATGAATTGCAATGCGTCAGCAACTGCCATATTTGATGCATAAACAATGCAAATGTGCAAACGTGTGATGCTACGCACACCTCTTACTTAGCCAATAgccaaatcatgtgactgaatattttgctgagcattctggaaaaaaaatacagaggcttaaagaagccatgtgccttatatcattttctaatatttttggagatttttcttttaaccctccgatcaatattattattaatattaaaatttaaacaatcagcttgttgattcaattatcactgtttatttatatgcTTTATTATaaagccaatgattattcacactttttattaaattattatttatttttgttatttttggcaAATTACCagggtaattttaaaatttcataaaaaaaatattttgaataaaacgaagacaactgctggctatagagtcaaacacagagtctcaaagaacacttgtagtcactgtagatgtttcttccatgtatggcttcaccgggaaaccatgctttcttgtttgccgtgaaaacaggaaaaactcaaaacaaatgtggccagttgaagtcatcgaagatcggtgtgtagtcatggtagtgtgaacatttcaatgtccatcaagatttaatatatgtttgaatacttcatattaacaaaagaaggtaattagggcatcggttgatataaggcattattattttttcccgaattcaaagaaaaaggcataatagtgtgaaaactggtaaggggaGGATACTAGTGTCAACACACAACACACAATACAATCTCCTCACCACCTCACCtgccaattttttttgttttcttaaaaaatcaGAATAGATATTTGCCCattcctttaacattttcaagAGTGGAAGTGCCACAGTTTCGTCTCTACCATTCACCCAAGAACAATAACACACAGAATAGCGAGGAAAAGTCAAATCTTACCTTACCCGGTAGGCTTCGACTGATTGATCGTGCATGCAGCAGACAGCAGTCCAACAACAACATGCATGAACCGTGGGTGAAAAATCACAGTACAATCACAAGGCCGTGTTttttgaatagcgccctcttttggtaGATATCTAATCACTTTTTGAAGAAAGTTGTGGTGTTTGGTTTTTGTTGGGATTGTAATACAACTTTGTGGTGTGATTGATGGGACATTTTGTGAACTGGTTCCCAAGTTTTTTATCAGACACAAataggtaattttttttttttatagaaacaaaactaaaactttGATGTGCTGATTTTCCCTTGGCAAGTACATAGGCCTACCCGGGGTCATTATTTATCTctacatttttattaattttgtctgcACACTTTGTGCACACTATTTGGCCGACAAAATTCGGACCCTCATCATATTTCTGTAAAAGTCACACAACAAACAACTCATCAAACATCACTTTGAGACAGTCAAGTGAttagactgcatgacttgcaatcacaaggttgtgggtttgaatcccccagcTCAACccctgatttcacaatgacttgaataaatattgtcgtttAGTTACTGAATCAAAATTTCTTGATATGTGtagttcataatcatagatgttaaaccaatgcttgtatgagagagattggctgttgccagcttgctGTTTATAttcctttgtgggagtttgccgagttccattgatgggaagatcattcgaacaaacaaacaaacaaacaattagttCTCTTCAGACAGTCTGAGGGGGAAAAAAGACACTTTTATGcattcaaaaatttaaatattcaatgttttttatttgcaaTTGTATTATATCAACCTCTCATGAGGCTGAGCAGATGTTTCTTTTCATCAATGACATGATGAAATCTAACACCACATGAATCAATAAGAAACAATGAC
This Asterias amurensis chromosome 21, ASM3211899v1 DNA region includes the following protein-coding sequences:
- the LOC139953091 gene encoding sodium/hydrogen exchanger 9B2-like produces the protein MGGNIVSKSYKTAKRSDLEVTNAEDYSGLRNEKSSFDQTPNATGIISPDTSIPLEENGADDTMSDCEENAPWHGLPMGINEHGSFTVINIDNNSYPNHIPVKPTQEKDNKCCVGLRERCKMAWRPCLTKYNPLSEYPSRRASVKYACMCPPHGVLARVVLIMVILLLLWAILWSITGAESLPGGNLFALYILVVVAAIGGMIVEFFHLPALLGMLIVGFMLKNVPRIQIADDIDPGWASALRNIALAVILIKAGLGIDAGALRKLSLVCARLALVPCIMEAVTVAVAAHLLLGFGWDWAFMLGFVIAAVSPAVVVPSVLELQEKGYGISKGIPTLIVASASCENVFAIAAFGIPLGIAFSGGNIDIDNEGQDNSTNIPMDSSNDDTGMLVFNIFRAPIELLLGVVFGCVGGVFLWYFPDKDQKSLTRKRTLLVCGGGLLLLFGGAKADFTGAGALSCLILAFVAAQGWGRGKEPVKKVVGLIWKLFEPILFGLIGAAVSVEYLDDTVGLGIAIMATGLAVRTAVTMLVVCKAGLNLKEKVFAALSWFPKATVQAAIGPLAWEVAINKNAGYAAEQNGIKILTLAVLSIILTAPIGAIMIALGGRRLLQKSQEGNTDKLPIPEVTVVSPEGVDEEQEEEEERIQEEVPKEAKGQGESSSML